A genomic stretch from Onychostoma macrolepis isolate SWU-2019 chromosome 02, ASM1243209v1, whole genome shotgun sequence includes:
- the cdyl gene encoding chromodomain Y-like protein, with product MMATEELYEVERIVGKRKNKKGKTEYLVRWRGYGFEGDTWEPENHLSSCVEFIHEFNRQHSEKQKDGALLRSTRSSPSTAGGNTSINARKQISRPQQSSASPNTAKTSPPTPNTPSTKRLQPAQHSPHNSDAQQQKSKRSAGVSSSGTAVMSTVTDTAPTAAPTAAPTVSALRRSMDLAKSGIKILVPKSPMNSRTDTEESPSEAAHSLEQGGQEPDAVPPEVALLEKPAGAVRVQGEERARMGTRPRTQTALPPPQIPITPAAVRTLNGKGVTTLMEASSANGTAITQSGAAGVMSSSGLTGKRRFEDRATFDKRLRFSVRQTESAYRYRDIVVKKQDGFTHILFSTKTSENNSLNPDVMKEVQSAMATAAADDSKLVLLSAVGNVFCFGLDFIYFIRRLTDDRKKESIKMAETIRTFVNTFIQFKKPIIAAVNGPAIGLGASILPLCDVIWANEKAWFQTPYTIFGQTPDACSSVTFPLIMGVASANEMLLSGRKLTAQEACAKGLVSQVLWPGTFTQEVMVRIKELVSCNSVVLRESKALVRNINRAALEQANERECEALKRVWGSPQGMDSILKYLQKKIDEF from the exons GTGGAGAGAATAGTAGGCAAACGTAAGAACAAAAAGGGCAAGACTGAGTACCTGGTCCGCTGGAGAGGCTACGGCTTTGAGggagacacctgggagccagagaATCACCTGTCCAGCTGTGTCGAGTTCATCCATGAATTTAACCGGCAACACAGCGAGAAGCAGAAAGACGGAGCTTTACTCCGTTCCACACGCAGCTCTCCCAGCACAGCCGGAGGCAACACCAGCATCAACGCCCGCAAACAAATCAGCAGGCCTCAGCAGTCCTCAGCGAGTCCTAACACAGCAAAGACCTCTCCGCCCACCCCAAACACACCCTCCACAAAACGGCTTCAGCCAGCACAGCATTCACCGCACAACAGCGATGCGCAGCAGCAGAAGAGTAAGCGATCGGCTGGCGTGAGTAGCAGCGGCACTGCCGTTATGAGCACAGTCACTGACACGGCTCCGACGGCAGCACCGACAGCTGCTCCCACTGTGAGTGCACTGCGGCGTAGTATGGACCTGGCTAAATCTGGCATCAAAATCCTAGTGCCGAAGAGCCCAATGAACAGCCGCACTGACACAGAGGAGTCTCCCAGTGAGGCAGCACACAGTCTGGAACAGGGAGGCCAAGAGCCAGATGCTGTGCCCCCTGAAGTGGCCTTGCTGGAGAAACCCGCCGGAGCTGTGCGTGTACAAGGAGAGGAACGGGCTCGTATGGGCACAAGGCCCAGAACGCAAACGGCACTTCCGCCCCCGCAGATTCCCATTACCCCCGCTGCCGTCCGCACGTTAAACGGGAAAG GCGTGACTACCCTCATGGAGGCCTCGTCTGCAAATGGAACGGCCATTACTCAGAGTGGTGCGGCAGGAGTGATGAGCAGCTCAGGGCTGACAGGCAAAAGGCGTTTTGAGGACCGTGCAACTTTCGACAAGCGTCTGCGCTTCAGTGTTCGTCAAACTGAGAGTGCTTACCGCTACAGGGACATTGTAGTTAAGAAACAAGATGGCTTTACACACATTCTGTTTTCTACAAAGACCTCTGAGAACAACTCACTGAATCCTGAT GTAATGAAAGAGGTTCAGAGTGCCATGGCCACAGCTGCAGCAGATGACAGTAAACTTGTTCTACTGAGCGCCGTGGGAAACGTCTTCTGCTTTGGCCTAGACTTTATCTATTTTATTAGGCGGCTCACGGatgatagaaaaaaagaaagtatcaAAATGGCGGAGACAATCAG AACTTTCGTCAACACATTTATTCAGTTCAAGAAGCCCATCATTGCCGCTGTGAATGGGCCTGCTATTGGGCTTGGAGCGTCTATCTTGCCCCTATGTGATGTCATCTGGGCCAATGAGAAGGCTTGGTTCCAGACTCCTTACACAATCTTTGGCCAAACCCCAGACGCCTGCTCCTCTGTGACATTCCCTCTCATCATGGGAGTCGCCTCG GCTAATGAAATGCTACTGAGTGGAAGGAAGTTGACAGCTCAGGAGGCTTGTGCCAAAGGACTCGTGTCCCAGGTTCTGTGGCCAGGGACCTTCACACAGGAAGTCATGGTTCGCATCAAGGAGCTAGTATCTTGTAATTCAGTT GTTCTGCGTGAGTCCAAAGCACTAGTGAGGAACATTAACCGGGCCGCCCTGGAGCAGGCCAACGAGAGGGAATGTGAGGCACTTAAGAGGGTCTGGGGCTCTCCTCAGGGCATGGACTCCATACTCAAATATCTCCAGAAGAAAATTGATGAATTCTAA